The following is a genomic window from Gymnodinialimonas ceratoperidinii.
CGGGCCAGATCCAATTGCCGTTGCAGCAGGTCGAGCCGTACCTGGATCTGCCGGCTCTGGGCCTCGAGGCTTTGCACGCGGGCGCTGTCACGCTGCGCGCGGGCGGCCTGTACTTCGCTGGCGACCTCGGACAGCTCCGATTGGGTTTCGGCCAGTTGCAGCACGAGGTCGCTGTCCTCGAGAGCGACGATGACCTCCCCCGGCTGGATGCGGTCGCCAAGCTGGAACGGCGCTTCGGCGAGGAAGCCGTCGTAAGGCGCGGAGACCACGCGGCGGTCCTGCGCTTCAATCCGGGCCGAGAAGGTGGGTTGAAACTGCGATGGCCAGAGCGCCAGCGCAACGATGAGGCAGGTCGCGAGAAGCAGGAACAGCTTGAGGCGCCAGACCGTCGGGCCGAAGACGCCGCGGATGATCGCCCAGAGCCAGTTCCCCACCCGCCGCCAGAGCGAGGGAAACGCCCGCGCCTGGATCGAGAGCGAGGTGCTCAGCACCTGGGTCAGGAGATCGGCGGATTCGGGATGGATATCGCCGGCCAGCGTGTCATCGGCCCAGATGCAGACGATCACCGCCTTGGGATCATCGCCGCCGTAGACCGGCAGGGACAGACCCCGCGTGCCGCCCAGAACCCGGATCCGGGCCATGGCGTCTTCCAGCAGGATCTGCTCCTTCGGGTCGGGCAGCTGATCGTCGGTGGCGGTGGGCAGCTTGTCGTCGGGCTCGGCATCGACCACGTCGATGATCTGCGGCGCACGGGCGCGCACCGCGTGATCGGCCAGCGCTTCGATCTGGCTGCGGGCCTCGCTGTTGCGGTCCACCATGCCGCCGCCCGAAAGCGCCTGAAGCTTGGGCTTGTCGCCCTTCAGCCAGGTCACCGCGATCAGGTCGGGGGTCAGGGCTTTCTCCAGCCGGGCGACCCATTGGTCGGCAAGCTGGCGGCGGTTGCGGGCCGTTGCGGCGTCGAGCAGGATCTGGCTGCCGACCTCGGTGCCGATGGCCACGGCCCCCAATTGCGCGCTGCGGTCGCTTAACGCGGCGACGAGGAGCCAGCCCACGCGGGTCTCCACCAGCGTCAGTTGCGACTGCAGGTCGGCGGGGGCGACCCCGTCGAGGCGCAGCATCAACACCAGATCGAGCCCCGCGCCGCCGACCATGTAATGGGCGGCCCAGGCGTTTTGCGCGCCGGCAATCGCTTCCACCGCACCGCCCCCGTCCGGGGTGTAGGCGTCGAGCGTCGGCATCATCCGCGCCTCGTCGATCTTGCCGAAACGGGCCGCCTCCTGCCACAGCCCGTCGCCTTCGCGCAGGAACGCCTGAACGCCCGAAAGACCCTGGAGCGACGCGAGGTGTCGTCCCAGGGCCTCGCGGAAAAGAGGGTATTCAGGGCTGGCGGCCATAAGGGACCAATTTATTCAGATCGTTGACTTAAGTGCCTATGCGCCAGCCACCCATCTGCCAAGGGGGCGTTTGGTCGGTTTGGGCGATGAAGGCCGCAATCTCGGCTTCGAGTTGCTCGAGATCCGCCGCGCCGCCCGGTTGCAGGGCCGCCTCGTCGAGGTCCGGCGCCGTGCCTTCGCGCTGGTCGCCGTCCTGCTGCGGTGGCAGGCCATCCTCGGTCAGCGGGTTGACGCCTTCGCCGCCCAGAAGCTGCTCTTCCGAGATCATCCGGAAGCCCGAGAGACCCAGTTTGCCGCCCGAGGTATTGAGCAGCGACAGGAGGTCTTCCAGCGCCGCCTCGCCGAAGAATTCGGCCGGCATGAACAGCAGGTCCATACGGTCGCCACGCAGGGTGCCGAGGTTGGTGTAATCGCCCAGGTCGAGGTCGTCGTCATTGGCGACCACGCCGATGAACTCGGTGCGTTCCGAGGCGAAGTTCACACCCAGGGTGAGCTGAACCAGAAGGTCGAGATCGCGCACGGCCGGGGTCAGGAACGAGGTCACGAGATCGCGGCCATCGCCCTGCGGCTCGAACCGCAGGCGCAGGAATTCGCCCGCCGCGATATCGGTGCCGTAATCGAGGCTGAAGAGATCGTCGCCGATGCCGCCGATCATCACGTCGCGCCCGATGGTGGGGTCCGGGATGGTGTCGCCGATCAGCGTGTCGTCGCCGCCGTCCTCGATGAAGGTGCTCTCGAAGGTGCGCTCGCCCCGCTCGATCGAGCCGGTGCGATAGAGCAGGCCGTTGTCGCCCTGCAGCAGATCGTTGCCGGCGTTGCCCTGCAGCAGATCGCCCCCGGCGCCGCCGATTTGCACGTCGCGGTCCGAGCCGCCGGTGATCGTGTCGTCGCCGCCGGTCGATGGCTGCGTGGAGGCGACCCGGAGATAGAAGCCTGTCGCGCCCTCGCCCTCGATCTCACCGGCGTCGCCGATCACGATGTTGAGCCCC
Proteins encoded in this region:
- a CDS encoding HlyD family efflux transporter periplasmic adaptor subunit, coding for MAASPEYPLFREALGRHLASLQGLSGVQAFLREGDGLWQEAARFGKIDEARMMPTLDAYTPDGGGAVEAIAGAQNAWAAHYMVGGAGLDLVLMLRLDGVAPADLQSQLTLVETRVGWLLVAALSDRSAQLGAVAIGTEVGSQILLDAATARNRRQLADQWVARLEKALTPDLIAVTWLKGDKPKLQALSGGGMVDRNSEARSQIEALADHAVRARAPQIIDVVDAEPDDKLPTATDDQLPDPKEQILLEDAMARIRVLGGTRGLSLPVYGGDDPKAVIVCIWADDTLAGDIHPESADLLTQVLSTSLSIQARAFPSLWRRVGNWLWAIIRGVFGPTVWRLKLFLLLATCLIVALALWPSQFQPTFSARIEAQDRRVVSAPYDGFLAEAPFQLGDRIQPGEVIVALEDSDLVLQLAETQSELSEVASEVQAARAQRDSARVQSLEAQSRQIQVRLDLLQRQLDLARFEAEAPAVVVGGDAWRRVGGRVRLGEPLLELAAPDGFRVLVFIDEDWVADLDADAAGTLLLTAHPGAPIEVTLSNITSDPQLRDGVNTFTAWMDIEEQPDVVLLDGMRGVVRVDGGETSMLGAYTRGAARWLRRTLWRWS